One Streptomyces fagopyri DNA window includes the following coding sequences:
- a CDS encoding HpcH/HpaI aldolase/citrate lyase family protein: MPAFPLTWLYAPGDRPDVVVKALASGADIVLVDLEDAVAPDRKEYARDATAELLSDPPPVPVHVRVNTLDGPLAEADLKTLTPLPGLSGLRLPKVASPTDVVHVAEHAAPAEGRGIPLYALLETALGVEHAFAIASAHPTVRGIGLGEADLRADLGVREDAGLDWARARIVLAARAAGLPPPAQSIHPDIRDLEGLAASCAHGRTLGFLGRAAIHPRQLPVIERAYLPTPAEVESAEAVVEAASVEPGAQALPDGRFVDAAVVACARRTLALARRDALTA, encoded by the coding sequence ATCCCGGCCTTCCCGCTCACCTGGCTGTACGCCCCCGGAGACCGCCCGGACGTGGTGGTCAAGGCGCTCGCCTCGGGCGCGGACATCGTCCTGGTCGACCTGGAGGACGCGGTCGCGCCGGACCGCAAGGAGTACGCCCGCGACGCCACCGCCGAGCTGCTCTCGGACCCTCCCCCGGTCCCGGTCCACGTCCGGGTGAACACGCTGGACGGCCCCCTGGCCGAGGCCGACCTCAAGACGCTCACCCCGCTCCCGGGCCTGTCCGGCCTGCGGCTGCCCAAGGTGGCCTCGCCCACGGACGTGGTCCACGTCGCGGAGCACGCCGCACCCGCCGAGGGCCGCGGGATCCCGCTGTACGCCCTGCTCGAAACGGCTCTCGGTGTCGAACACGCCTTCGCCATCGCCTCGGCCCACCCGACCGTACGCGGCATCGGGCTCGGCGAGGCGGATCTCCGGGCCGACCTCGGCGTACGGGAGGACGCGGGCCTCGACTGGGCCCGTGCCCGGATCGTGCTCGCCGCCCGCGCCGCCGGACTCCCACCCCCCGCGCAGTCCATCCACCCCGACATCCGGGACCTGGAGGGACTCGCGGCGTCCTGCGCCCACGGGCGCACCCTCGGCTTCCTCGGCCGCGCCGCCATCCACCCCCGCCAGCTCCCGGTGATCGAACGCGCCTACCTTCCGACACCGGCCGAGGTGGAGAGCGCCGAGGCCGTCGTCGAGGCGGCCAGTGTCGAGCCGGGCGCCCAGGCCCTGCCCGACGGCCGTTTCGTGGACGCGGCCGTCGTGGCGTGCGCCCGCCGCACCCTGGCACTGGCCCGACGCGACGCCCTGACGGCATGA